From Deinococcus budaensis, a single genomic window includes:
- the murG gene encoding undecaprenyldiphospho-muramoylpentapeptide beta-N-acetylglucosaminyltransferase translates to MSLVVMATGGTGGHIYPAVATARELMGRGHRAVILGQRGGMEQRVAFDTGLEFQGVDAGKLARSGQGRPDPRELLRAGRGVAEARRYLKGARPGAVVGFGGFASLPGVLAAQSLGLPTVLHEQNARLGLTQRLAAGRARAVGTAYGQVIGLPESRATLVGMPVREERRPRAEALAQLGLQENRLTLLVMGGSQGSLALNNAVPGVLREIFGQAGRTPDGQAVQVLHATGPRWLEEVAPRVADLPWYRVVGYTDAVAAWSAADLGLTRAGTGTLAEAAFHGVPLVMVPLPESAENHQLHNARSVQAAGAGRVVEQAELAGALGGAVLECAAPGTRAAMRAAALSRSPQGAAGRFADLVERHLR, encoded by the coding sequence GTGAGTCTGGTCGTGATGGCAACGGGAGGCACCGGGGGGCACATCTACCCGGCGGTGGCGACGGCGCGGGAACTGATGGGCCGGGGGCACCGGGCCGTGATCCTGGGCCAGCGCGGCGGCATGGAGCAGCGGGTCGCCTTTGATACGGGCCTGGAGTTTCAGGGGGTGGACGCCGGGAAACTCGCCCGCAGCGGGCAGGGCCGCCCCGACCCCCGCGAGCTGCTGCGGGCGGGGCGCGGCGTGGCCGAGGCGCGCCGTTACCTGAAGGGCGCCCGGCCCGGCGCGGTGGTGGGCTTCGGGGGTTTTGCCAGCCTGCCGGGCGTGCTCGCCGCCCAGAGCCTGGGCCTGCCCACCGTGCTGCACGAGCAAAACGCCCGCCTGGGCCTGACGCAGCGGCTGGCGGCGGGCCGGGCGCGCGCGGTGGGGACGGCCTACGGGCAGGTGATCGGCCTCCCCGAAAGCCGGGCGACGCTGGTCGGGATGCCCGTGCGCGAGGAGCGGCGGCCCCGCGCGGAGGCGCTGGCGCAGCTGGGATTGCAAGAAAACCGGCTGACGCTGCTGGTGATGGGCGGCTCGCAGGGGTCGCTGGCACTGAACAACGCGGTGCCCGGCGTGCTGCGCGAGATCTTCGGCCAGGCGGGCCGCACGCCGGACGGTCAGGCCGTGCAGGTGCTGCACGCCACCGGCCCGCGCTGGCTGGAGGAGGTCGCGCCCCGGGTGGCGGACCTGCCCTGGTACCGGGTGGTCGGGTACACGGACGCGGTGGCGGCGTGGTCGGCGGCCGATCTGGGCCTCACCCGGGCGGGCACCGGCACGCTGGCCGAGGCCGCCTTTCACGGGGTGCCGCTGGTGATGGTCCCGCTGCCCGAGTCCGCCGAGAACCACCAGCTGCACAACGCCCGCAGCGTGCAGGCGGCCGGAGCTGGGCGGGTGGTGGAGCAGGCCGAGCTGGCCGGAGCGCTGGGCGGGGCAGTGCTAGAGTGTGCGGCGCCGGGCACGCGCGCGGCGATGCGGGCGGCGGCCCTGAGCCGCTCGCCCCAGGGGGCGGCAGGCCGCTTTGCCGACCTGGTGGAGCGGCACCTGCGCTAG
- a CDS encoding AIM24 family protein encodes MTNMQPGQDGTYSLRDFLAQTAERDNPGEVFELESSKMLEVKVNGRIWSKLGAMVAYKGNLSFKREGTLEGGLMKALKRAVSQEMSPLAKIEGRGVAYLADQGKEVQILRLAGDSLNVNGNDLLAFEDSVQYDITMQRRAAGMASGGLFSVRVQGHGLVAILSHGKPLTLRVTPQEPIFTDPNATIAWSGNLQPQLRMATDLRSMLGRGGGETYQMVFQGDGFVVVQPYEEFEAGMLGGDSHGGSVGRTIGDLFD; translated from the coding sequence ATGACGAACATGCAGCCCGGACAGGACGGCACCTACTCCCTGCGCGACTTTCTGGCCCAGACCGCCGAGCGCGACAATCCCGGCGAGGTTTTCGAACTCGAATCCAGCAAGATGCTGGAGGTCAAGGTCAACGGCCGCATCTGGAGCAAGCTCGGCGCGATGGTGGCCTACAAGGGCAACCTGAGCTTCAAGCGCGAGGGCACGCTGGAAGGCGGCCTGATGAAGGCCCTCAAGCGCGCGGTGAGCCAGGAGATGAGTCCGCTCGCCAAGATCGAGGGCCGGGGCGTGGCCTACCTCGCCGACCAGGGCAAGGAGGTCCAGATCCTGCGCCTGGCGGGCGACAGCCTGAACGTGAACGGCAACGACCTGCTGGCCTTCGAGGACTCCGTGCAGTACGACATCACCATGCAGCGCCGCGCGGCGGGGATGGCGTCGGGGGGCCTCTTCAGCGTGCGGGTGCAGGGGCACGGGCTGGTGGCGATTCTCAGCCACGGCAAGCCGCTGACCCTGCGGGTGACGCCCCAGGAGCCGATCTTCACCGACCCCAACGCCACCATCGCCTGGAGCGGCAACCTCCAGCCGCAGCTGCGCATGGCGACCGACCTGCGCTCGATGCTGGGGCGCGGCGGCGGCGAGACGTACCAGATGGTCTTTCAGGGCGACGGCTTCGTGGTCGTGCAGCCCTACGAGGAGTTCGAGGCCGGCATGCTGGGCGGAGACAGCCACGGCGGGAGCGTGGGGCGGACCATCGGGGACCTGTTCGACTGA
- a CDS encoding pyridoxal phosphate-dependent aminotransferase — MSGPSPVQLSRRALSLKPSATVAVSSRALELRRRGVDVISMSVGEPDFDTPAHIKAAAIAAIESGKTKYTAVSGIPELREAISAKFARENGLTHPPDEVTVTSGGKQALFNAFFALLNPGDEVLIPSPSWVSYPEMVALTGAVPVPVPTTPGSGFLLDPDEVEVRVTPRTRLIVLNSPGNPTGAVFPPDVLEAVAGIAQRHGLMVVSDEMYEHLVYGAEQVSIGRYAPEHTLTVNGASKAYAMTGWRLGYAGGPQPVITAMNALQSQSTSNASSVSQYAALAALEQHHETAQFVELARAAYRQRRDLLVAGLNALGLPTPTPQGAFYVLADTTRLHPDELEAARRMLDGARVAVVPGTDFGAPGQVRLSYAVSPEQITEVLRRLGELMGTR, encoded by the coding sequence ATGAGCGGCCCCTCTCCTGTTCAGCTGTCCCGGCGTGCCCTGAGCCTCAAGCCCTCCGCGACGGTGGCGGTCTCGTCGCGCGCGCTGGAACTGCGGCGCCGGGGCGTGGACGTGATCTCCATGAGCGTGGGCGAGCCGGATTTCGACACGCCCGCCCACATCAAGGCGGCGGCCATCGCGGCCATCGAGTCCGGCAAGACGAAATACACCGCCGTCAGCGGCATTCCCGAGCTGCGGGAGGCGATCAGCGCCAAATTCGCCCGCGAGAACGGCCTGACCCACCCGCCGGACGAGGTGACAGTCACCAGCGGCGGCAAGCAGGCGCTGTTCAACGCTTTTTTCGCGCTGCTCAACCCTGGCGACGAGGTGCTGATTCCCTCGCCCTCCTGGGTCAGCTACCCCGAGATGGTGGCGCTGACGGGCGCGGTGCCGGTGCCGGTGCCCACCACGCCGGGGTCGGGCTTCCTGCTCGATCCGGACGAGGTCGAGGTGCGCGTGACCCCGCGCACCCGCCTGATCGTGCTCAACAGCCCCGGCAACCCCACGGGCGCCGTCTTTCCGCCGGACGTGCTGGAGGCGGTGGCAGGGATCGCCCAGCGCCACGGCCTGATGGTCGTCAGCGACGAGATGTACGAGCATCTGGTCTACGGCGCCGAGCAGGTCAGCATCGGCCGCTACGCCCCCGAGCACACCCTGACGGTCAACGGGGCCAGCAAGGCCTACGCGATGACCGGCTGGCGCCTGGGCTACGCGGGCGGCCCGCAGCCGGTGATCACGGCGATGAACGCCCTCCAGTCGCAGAGCACCTCCAATGCCAGCTCGGTCAGCCAGTACGCGGCGCTGGCGGCCCTGGAGCAACATCACGAGACGGCCCAGTTCGTCGAGCTGGCCCGCGCGGCGTACCGGCAGCGCCGCGACCTGCTGGTGGCGGGCCTCAACGCGCTGGGCCTGCCCACCCCCACCCCGCAGGGGGCCTTTTACGTGCTGGCGGACACCACCCGCCTTCACCCCGACGAGCTGGAGGCCGCCCGGCGGATGCTGGACGGCGCGCGGGTGGCGGTCGTCCCCGGCACCGACTTCGGGGCGCCGGGGCAGGTGCGCCTGAGCTACGCGGTCAGCCCCGAGCAGATCACGGAGGTGCTGCGGCGACTGGGGGAGCTGATGGGCACGCGGTAG
- a CDS encoding response regulator: MKLVIADDHPLFRMGLKYALLHQGFDVVAEAADGLQALDACRMHQPDAALLDVKMPGLTGIEVCERLRQTHPGVVSVLITTFAEPAIVQAARTAGARGYVSKEMDPESLARQLRDIVAHPDVDRLPQVDVPRLTPRESEVLPLLAQGFSNKEIAKNLGVSPDTVKDHLARLYAKLEAGDRTEAVSRARSIGLLH; the protein is encoded by the coding sequence TTGAAACTCGTGATCGCCGATGACCACCCCCTGTTCCGCATGGGCCTGAAGTACGCGCTGCTGCACCAGGGCTTCGACGTGGTGGCGGAAGCCGCCGACGGCCTCCAGGCGCTCGACGCCTGCCGGATGCACCAGCCTGACGCCGCGCTGCTCGACGTGAAGATGCCCGGCCTGACCGGCATCGAGGTCTGCGAGCGGCTGCGCCAGACCCATCCGGGGGTGGTCAGCGTCCTGATCACCACCTTCGCCGAACCCGCCATCGTGCAGGCGGCAAGGACGGCGGGCGCGCGCGGCTACGTCAGCAAGGAGATGGACCCCGAGAGCCTCGCGCGGCAGCTGCGCGACATCGTGGCCCACCCCGACGTGGACCGCCTGCCGCAGGTGGACGTGCCCCGCCTGACCCCCCGCGAGTCCGAGGTGCTGCCCCTGCTGGCCCAGGGCTTTTCCAACAAGGAGATCGCCAAAAACCTCGGCGTCAGCCCCGACACGGTCAAGGACCACCTCGCGCGGCTCTACGCCAAGCTGGAAGCCGGGGACCGCACCGAGGCCGTCAGCCGGGCGCGCAGCATCGGCCTGCTGCACTGA
- a CDS encoding ATP-binding protein, with protein MVPPRTDQPGTRRTGTLRTQFTLVIFLLAFLPNLALTLPARQGEAASALAAWMVLVAVLCGAVGYLLSGVLLRPLRRLEAEVGQGRFAAAHADDPGEIRALRGAFAELLARLATEQERRAAFMATLVHDLRTPLIATGHLARVLSERALPEGERRELGRELLAENARLLALVEQMADAHRFEREDVRLSPRPCDLRALLCGVARRLTPQAGARGLSLTVSGAGHARVDPAVLERAVTNLADNALRYARTRVELRVTPAGLEVRDDGPGLGAPLSDLAQPFNAQPATIAGQQYTAGTAGLGLFIVRRIAEAHGGGLAYAHTVPAGPPTSPHSIFTLTLPEVTP; from the coding sequence GTGGTGCCGCCCCGGACGGACCAGCCGGGCACCCGGCGGACGGGCACCCTGCGGACGCAGTTCACGCTGGTCATCTTTTTATTGGCGTTCTTGCCCAACCTCGCGCTGACGCTGCCTGCCCGCCAGGGCGAGGCGGCGTCCGCGCTGGCGGCCTGGATGGTGCTGGTGGCGGTGCTGTGCGGCGCGGTGGGCTACTTGCTCAGCGGCGTGCTGCTGCGCCCGCTGCGCCGCCTGGAGGCCGAGGTGGGTCAGGGCCGCTTCGCCGCCGCGCACGCGGACGACCCCGGTGAGATCCGGGCGCTGCGCGGCGCCTTTGCCGAGCTGCTCGCCCGGCTCGCCACCGAGCAAGAACGCCGGGCGGCCTTCATGGCGACGCTGGTCCACGACCTGCGCACGCCCCTGATCGCCACCGGGCACCTGGCGCGCGTGCTGAGCGAGCGGGCCTTGCCGGAAGGCGAGCGCCGCGAGCTGGGCCGCGAACTGCTGGCCGAGAACGCCCGGCTGCTGGCGCTGGTCGAGCAGATGGCCGACGCCCACCGCTTCGAGCGTGAGGACGTGCGGCTCAGTCCCCGCCCGTGCGACCTGCGCGCGCTGCTGTGCGGGGTCGCCCGCCGCCTGACCCCCCAGGCCGGGGCGCGCGGCCTGAGCCTCACGGTCAGCGGGGCGGGGCACGCGCGGGTCGACCCGGCGGTGCTGGAGCGGGCCGTGACCAACCTGGCGGACAACGCCCTGCGTTATGCCCGCACCCGGGTCGAGCTGCGGGTCACCCCGGCAGGTCTGGAGGTGCGCGACGACGGCCCCGGCCTGGGCGCGCCGCTGTCCGACCTCGCCCAGCCGTTCAACGCCCAGCCTGCCACCATCGCCGGGCAGCAGTACACCGCCGGGACGGCTGGGTTGGGCCTCTTTATCGTCCGCCGCATCGCCGAGGCGCACGGCGGCGGCCTGGCCTACGCCCACACGGTGCCGGCTGGCCCGCCGACCTCCCCCCACTCGATCTTCACCCTCACCCTCCCGGAGGTGACCCCTTGA
- a CDS encoding MBL fold metallo-hydrolase, whose product MAQTAQLHSPELDRVRPPAPPVSTLGGTQVLRPDVLRVRVPMVNVYLLGLPGSDWVLVDAGMPLTARMIRAAADEYHAGRPPAAIVLTHGHLDHIGALHDLLAEWKVPVYAHPLELPHITGQAPYPFPDPTVGGVMSALSPAFVPGPFDFRPHVQPLPEDGTVPHLPGWRWRHTPGHTAGHVSLWREEDRTLIAGDAFVTTKQETVTGALALRPTLVHRPPAYYTPNWDAARDSVRLLAGLDPHLVATGHGHPMSGPTLAADLHRLARNFDEAARPERGWYLSRPVPVALPQAGRADPLRTLVLGGLAAVVLGLLLGRRRR is encoded by the coding sequence ATGGCCCAGACTGCCCAGCTCCACTCGCCCGAACTTGACCGCGTCCGTCCGCCCGCGCCGCCCGTCTCGACCCTCGGGGGCACCCAGGTGCTGCGCCCCGACGTGCTGCGGGTCCGGGTGCCGATGGTGAACGTGTACCTGCTGGGGCTGCCCGGCTCCGACTGGGTGCTGGTGGACGCGGGAATGCCGCTCACCGCCCGGATGATTCGCGCGGCCGCCGACGAGTACCACGCGGGCCGCCCGCCAGCCGCCATCGTCTTGACGCACGGGCACCTCGACCACATCGGGGCGCTGCACGACCTGCTGGCCGAGTGGAAGGTGCCGGTGTACGCGCACCCGCTGGAGCTGCCCCACATCACCGGGCAAGCACCCTACCCCTTTCCCGACCCCACCGTGGGCGGCGTGATGAGCGCGCTGTCGCCCGCCTTTGTGCCGGGTCCCTTCGACTTCCGGCCGCACGTCCAGCCGCTGCCGGAGGACGGGACGGTGCCGCACCTGCCGGGGTGGCGCTGGCGGCACACGCCGGGGCACACCGCCGGACACGTCTCGCTGTGGCGCGAAGAAGACCGCACCCTGATCGCCGGGGACGCCTTCGTCACGACCAAGCAGGAGACGGTGACGGGCGCTCTGGCCCTGCGGCCCACGCTGGTCCACCGCCCGCCCGCCTACTACACGCCCAACTGGGACGCGGCGCGCGACTCGGTGCGCCTGTTGGCGGGCCTCGACCCCCACCTCGTCGCCACCGGGCACGGGCACCCCATGTCTGGCCCCACGCTGGCGGCCGACCTGCACCGCCTGGCCCGCAACTTCGACGAGGCGGCGCGGCCCGAGCGGGGGTGGTACCTCAGCCGCCCGGTGCCGGTGGCGCTGCCGCAGGCAGGCCGGGCCGATCCCCTGCGTACCCTCGTGCTGGGGGGGCTGGCCGCCGTGGTCCTGGGGCTGCTGCTGGGGCGCAGGCGCCGCTAG
- a CDS encoding LysE family translocator gives MLTVPFLLTSLVVALIPGTGAVYTVSTGLFRGRRASLTAALGCTLGIVPHLLASLLGLSLLLHLSAEAFTVLKLAGAAYLLYLAWATWQDHGGLSFRDEGTRGSLGVIGRAVLLNLLNPKLTLFFLAFLPQFVAPGRPELPQFLVLSGVFMLVTFLVFAAYGLLAGSVRGFVTRSPRALLWLRRSFAAAFAGLSVELALAER, from the coding sequence ATGCTGACCGTGCCCTTCTTGCTCACCTCGCTGGTCGTCGCCCTGATCCCCGGCACCGGGGCCGTCTACACCGTCTCCACCGGTCTCTTTCGCGGACGGCGGGCCAGCCTGACCGCCGCCCTGGGCTGCACGCTGGGCATCGTGCCCCACCTGCTCGCCAGCCTGCTGGGGTTGTCGCTGCTGCTGCACCTGAGTGCGGAGGCTTTCACCGTGCTGAAACTCGCGGGCGCGGCGTACCTGCTGTACCTCGCGTGGGCTACCTGGCAGGACCACGGCGGCCTCAGCTTCCGGGACGAGGGCACGCGCGGCAGCCTTGGGGTGATCGGGCGGGCGGTGCTGCTCAACCTGCTGAACCCCAAGCTCACGCTGTTTTTCCTCGCGTTCCTGCCCCAGTTCGTTGCGCCGGGGCGCCCGGAACTGCCGCAGTTTCTCGTGCTCAGCGGCGTGTTCATGCTGGTCACCTTCCTGGTGTTCGCCGCTTACGGCCTGCTCGCGGGCAGCGTCCGGGGGTTCGTGACCCGTTCTCCCCGCGCCCTGCTGTGGCTGCGGCGCTCCTTTGCGGCGGCCTTCGCGGGTCTCAGCGTGGAGCTGGCGCTGGCGGAGCGCTAG
- the lepA gene encoding translation elongation factor 4: MNVRPPAAVRNFSIIAHVDHGKSTLADRILERLGAMGERDKRDQTLDTLELERERGITIKSTPIRLKYVRPPQDDGTGGEEYVFNLIDTPGHVDFNYEVSRSLAACEGVLLLVDASQGVEAQTIVNAYLAIDNNLEIIPVVNKIDLPAADPEGAARELEEVIGIPADDAVFASGKAGIGIPEILEAIVERIPPPPGDPDAPLKALIFDSFYDAYQGVILFVRVLEGTLAPKQPIMLFNSGKTFEVDKVGTFTPGLVVGDTLPAGAVGWVAAGIKDIHDAQVGDTITQKDRPTPEPFPGFKPAQPVVFSGLYPTDTEDYRRLRDALDKLKLNDAAFSFEPETSEALGFGFRCGFLGLLHAEIIQERLEREYDLDLIATAPAVVYRVTLTNGDVFETQNPAEFPTRDRITSVEEPYIKLSIMQPEDYVGPVMQLLQERRGSMITMNYVGKRVELLYEVPFAEILYDFHDRLKSISRGYASMDYEQIGYREGDLRKVDIMVNNEVVDALAVIVHETKAYSLGRKIVDKMAEVIPRQMFPVPVQATIGGKIIARATVKAYRKDVLAKCYGGDISRKKKLLEKQKKGRARMKQIGTVEVPQEAFLAVLSTEE, from the coding sequence GTGAACGTCCGGCCCCCCGCAGCAGTCCGAAACTTTTCCATCATCGCCCACGTGGACCACGGCAAGTCCACGCTGGCCGACCGCATTCTGGAGCGGCTGGGCGCGATGGGTGAACGCGACAAGCGCGACCAGACGCTCGACACGCTGGAGCTGGAGCGCGAGCGCGGCATCACCATCAAGTCCACGCCGATCCGCCTGAAGTACGTCCGCCCCCCGCAGGACGACGGCACGGGCGGCGAGGAGTACGTCTTCAACCTGATCGACACCCCCGGCCACGTGGACTTCAACTACGAGGTCTCGCGGTCGCTGGCCGCCTGCGAGGGCGTGCTGCTGCTGGTGGACGCTTCTCAAGGGGTGGAGGCGCAGACCATCGTCAACGCCTACCTCGCCATCGACAACAACCTGGAGATCATCCCGGTGGTCAACAAGATCGACCTGCCCGCCGCCGACCCGGAAGGCGCCGCCCGCGAGCTGGAGGAAGTGATCGGCATTCCCGCCGACGACGCCGTATTCGCCTCCGGCAAGGCGGGGATCGGCATTCCCGAGATTCTGGAGGCCATCGTCGAGCGCATCCCGCCGCCGCCCGGCGACCCGGACGCGCCCCTCAAGGCCTTGATCTTCGACTCCTTTTACGACGCCTACCAGGGCGTGATCCTGTTCGTGCGGGTGCTGGAGGGGACCCTGGCCCCGAAGCAGCCCATCATGCTGTTCAACTCGGGCAAGACCTTCGAGGTGGACAAGGTGGGCACCTTCACGCCGGGGCTGGTCGTGGGCGACACCCTTCCGGCGGGCGCGGTGGGCTGGGTCGCGGCGGGCATCAAGGACATCCACGACGCGCAGGTGGGCGACACCATCACCCAGAAGGACCGGCCCACCCCCGAGCCGTTTCCCGGCTTCAAGCCCGCGCAGCCGGTGGTGTTCTCGGGCCTCTACCCCACCGACACCGAGGACTACCGGCGGCTGCGCGACGCGCTCGACAAGCTCAAGCTCAACGACGCGGCCTTTTCCTTCGAGCCGGAAACGTCCGAAGCGCTGGGCTTCGGCTTTCGCTGCGGCTTTCTGGGCCTCTTGCACGCCGAGATCATTCAGGAGCGGCTGGAGCGCGAGTACGACCTCGACCTGATCGCCACCGCGCCCGCCGTGGTGTACCGGGTCACGCTGACGAACGGCGACGTGTTCGAGACCCAGAACCCCGCCGAGTTCCCCACCCGCGACCGCATCACCAGCGTGGAGGAGCCGTACATCAAGCTCTCGATCATGCAGCCCGAGGACTACGTGGGGCCGGTGATGCAGCTCTTGCAGGAGCGCCGGGGCAGCATGATCACCATGAACTACGTCGGCAAGCGCGTCGAGCTGCTGTACGAGGTGCCCTTCGCGGAGATCCTCTACGACTTCCACGACCGCCTGAAGTCCATTTCGCGGGGCTACGCCAGCATGGACTACGAGCAGATCGGCTACCGCGAGGGCGACCTGCGCAAGGTGGACATCATGGTGAACAACGAGGTCGTGGACGCCCTGGCCGTGATCGTCCACGAGACGAAGGCGTACTCGCTGGGCCGCAAGATCGTGGACAAGATGGCGGAGGTGATCCCCCGGCAGATGTTTCCGGTGCCCGTGCAGGCGACCATCGGCGGCAAGATCATCGCCCGCGCGACCGTGAAGGCCTACCGCAAGGACGTGCTCGCCAAGTGCTACGGCGGCGACATCTCGCGCAAGAAGAAGCTGCTGGAAAAGCAGAAGAAGGGCCGCGCCCGCATGAAGCAGATCGGCACGGTGGAGGTGCCGCAAGAAGCCTTCCTGGCGGTGCTGAGCACCGAGGAGTAA
- a CDS encoding M28 family peptidase, whose product MRARRPLPTRPAPPASRLALFAALALGLGGGAWYGLSRPQNPPVQAAAQARTVAGDWEALRAFGPRPVGEEGHERAVDWLAGQFRALGYRVNEQPVTVERPFDRGGTLRIGALSVPAAALYGSRGGEQAGRLVRLPAGATAERMEALGLRAQLALTTCRDWEDTEWSELVGRALRAGALGLVLVQDCEVPQLQRVPATPLPLVSVSAADGARVLARAGQPAELSSQVEVREVTGRNLIAARVEAAPQIVFGAHLDSVNGSPGANDNASGVLAVLDAARGAAGTELAGRAWFVLFDAEENGLHGSRAFVDAHRFALRQTRAMLNFDMVGVSAEALGVAAHAELRPLARAVRPGVRVFEDDPPGRETFGRNSGVTGSSDHVPFMAWGVRTAFIHRGLDDGYHAPSDRTLSPALVQEASRFGTRLAEAALAAPWTPDEPCEGFRSEGC is encoded by the coding sequence GTGCGCGCACGCCGACCCCTGCCGACCCGTCCCGCGCCTCCGGCCTCCCGGCTGGCGCTGTTCGCCGCGCTGGCCCTGGGGCTGGGCGGCGGCGCCTGGTACGGCCTGTCGCGCCCGCAGAATCCGCCGGTGCAGGCGGCGGCACAGGCCCGCACGGTGGCGGGCGACTGGGAGGCGCTGCGCGCGTTCGGGCCGCGTCCGGTGGGGGAGGAGGGACATGAGCGGGCCGTGGACTGGCTGGCCGGGCAGTTCCGCGCGCTGGGCTACCGGGTGAACGAGCAGCCGGTGACGGTGGAACGGCCCTTCGACCGGGGCGGCACCCTGCGGATCGGAGCGCTGAGCGTGCCCGCCGCCGCCCTGTACGGCAGCCGGGGCGGCGAGCAGGCGGGGCGGCTGGTGCGCCTGCCCGCCGGGGCCACGGCCGAGCGGATGGAGGCGCTGGGGCTGCGTGCCCAGCTCGCGCTGACGACCTGCCGGGACTGGGAGGATACCGAGTGGAGCGAGCTGGTGGGCCGCGCCCTGCGCGCGGGGGCGCTGGGTCTGGTGCTGGTGCAGGACTGCGAGGTCCCGCAGCTTCAGCGGGTGCCCGCCACGCCGCTGCCGCTGGTGTCGGTGAGCGCGGCGGACGGGGCGCGGGTGCTGGCGCGGGCCGGGCAGCCCGCCGAGCTGAGTTCGCAGGTCGAGGTGCGCGAGGTCACGGGGCGCAACCTGATCGCCGCGCGGGTGGAAGCGGCCCCGCAGATCGTGTTCGGCGCCCACCTCGACAGCGTGAACGGCTCGCCGGGCGCCAACGACAACGCCAGCGGCGTGCTGGCCGTGCTGGACGCCGCGCGCGGGGCCGCCGGCACCGAACTGGCGGGCCGCGCCTGGTTCGTCCTCTTTGACGCCGAGGAGAACGGCCTGCACGGCAGCCGCGCTTTCGTGGACGCGCACCGCTTTGCGCTGCGGCAAACGAGGGCGATGCTGAACTTCGACATGGTGGGGGTGAGCGCCGAGGCCCTAGGGGTGGCCGCCCACGCCGAGCTGCGGCCGCTGGCGCGGGCGGTGCGGCCCGGCGTGCGGGTGTTCGAGGACGACCCGCCTGGGCGCGAGACCTTCGGGCGCAACTCGGGCGTCACCGGAAGCAGCGACCACGTGCCCTTCATGGCCTGGGGCGTGCGGACGGCCTTCATTCACCGGGGCCTGGACGACGGCTACCACGCGCCCAGTGACCGCACGCTGTCGCCCGCGCTGGTGCAGGAGGCCAGCCGCTTCGGCACCCGGCTGGCCGAGGCGGCGCTCGCTGCCCCCTGGACCCCGGACGAACCCTGCGAGGGCTTTCGCAGCGAGGGATGCTGA
- a CDS encoding ribonuclease HII yields MSLPPTHVAAVTPDWAFEREHWRRGHFRVAGVDEAGRGAWAGPVTVAAVILPGSAQDYPFRDSKQLSAAQRDRFAQEVRRVALAWAVEHAWPEEIGRLNILGATHAAAHRALERLDPPPQALLTDYLRLRTPLPLSAPPRADALSYTVAAASLLAKTERDRVMTELDREYPGYGFAAHKGYGAPAHRAALADLGVSPVHRRSFAPVARLLAGSGGGGLLAQPRPDPR; encoded by the coding sequence ATGTCCCTCCCTCCCACCCATGTGGCCGCCGTCACCCCCGACTGGGCCTTCGAGCGCGAACACTGGCGCCGGGGCCACTTCCGCGTGGCTGGCGTGGACGAGGCCGGGCGCGGCGCCTGGGCCGGACCCGTCACGGTGGCGGCGGTGATTCTGCCCGGCTCGGCGCAGGACTACCCTTTTCGCGACTCCAAACAGCTTTCGGCAGCGCAGCGCGACCGCTTCGCCCAGGAGGTGCGCCGGGTGGCCCTGGCCTGGGCCGTCGAGCACGCCTGGCCGGAGGAGATCGGCCGCCTCAACATCCTGGGCGCGACCCACGCCGCCGCGCACCGCGCGCTGGAGCGCCTCGACCCGCCGCCCCAGGCCCTGCTGACCGACTACCTGCGGCTGCGCACACCGCTGCCGCTGAGCGCCCCGCCCCGTGCCGACGCCCTGAGCTACACGGTGGCGGCCGCCAGCCTGCTTGCCAAGACCGAGCGCGACCGGGTGATGACCGAGCTGGACCGCGAGTACCCCGGCTACGGCTTCGCGGCGCACAAGGGGTACGGCGCTCCCGCCCACCGCGCGGCGCTGGCGGACCTGGGGGTCTCTCCCGTGCACCGCCGTTCCTTCGCTCCGGTCGCCCGCCTGCTGGCCGGGTCAGGGGGCGGCGGCCTCTTGGCACAACCGCGTCCCGACCCCCGCTGA